TATAAGTTTAAATGGTTAATAAATGAATTTACGATCATATGTGTCTAAGAAGATGGTGGACTATTATGGAGGAGAGAAATATAGCTAATATTAATTACAACATTTGGTGGATTGATTCTGATTCTAAAGTCCATATTACTAATATTGTGCAAGGATTGTAAGACTCAAGGACGTCATTAGGAAGTGAGTATTGCATCATTTATTCAGTAAACTAGATGCTCTCACATGTGGAGGTCGTTAGGACTTGCAAAATAGTTTTGCATTGTGGTCTTACTTTGttgttgaaaataattttaattcaaaatttctttaaaaatttgatttcaGGTTCAAGACTAGTATTAGATAgatattctttaatttttcagatttatcatttattttattgtataaatcttatattttagAAGTGATACTTTGTTTAATGATATTTTTCGCATTCATATATGGAAGTATATTCCTTATTTTACATTGCATATTCTAAAAAATACTTGTATTAagaaatatgtaatgaaatAGCATTCTTCTGTAATGCGATATCTGAATTTTTATTGGCTTTGACACTTGGTTGGACTACATTAATGATAAGTAGATCAGTGTATCGTAGAAAGGTGTTAAGAATGATTCAAACATATTAGATATCATACTTATAGATTTCTTTTTTCcagattattatatttatttatgattattcACAACATGTATATttctacatgcttcataataaGTATGAAGTGTTAGATGTTTGATAAAAACATATAGAGTAGAAGTAGAAAAATAATGTCGTGAGATGAGATACGAGTGAGAAGTAATATGGTAGATACACTTAGGATGTACATGATGTAGAATATGGTTAGTACTCCAAACTTTTCAAGTACTCTTAGGACGAATGTGCATATGTTAAATCGGATTCCATTAGAATTTTCCAATTTCTTTTTATAATCATGAAAAGTTGGAAACCAAGTTTAAGACATATACATGCTCGAATATACTTATGTAAGGTAAGATTGGACAATCCACGAGAAAGCAAGTTAGACCTGATTACATTAATAGGTATTTCATTGGATAAACTCTTGTTATTTTCCTACTAACTATAACTTGAAACGCCTTTCTTTAATTGCCAAAATTAAATCCACGGTTGATTTTCAAATTCATCTTCAAGTTTGCATTAAGAAAATAAGAGAAGACAAGGACGGCAGCGTGGTGGTGACTCAACAGCAATGACCTTTGATGGTCAGCCGAATTCTATGAGGAGAGAATATGGGGTGGATGAATAGTCTAGTGAGAAGACAGAGTAGTTGTCAAATCTTGATGTATTATTTAGTCTAAATTCtagatttaataataaatttacatgGATTTCTATAATCTCAACTATAATTCTAAATATACGATTTTACCAACTAGGACacgtattatttattgtttgacTAGGATGCTCCAAACATAATCCATCAAATATTCCAAGATCGTGATTTCATCATAATCATGATCTATGATCAGATATCATCGATTTGATAAATGTAAATAGCTCGTTACAATGATGCAGAGTCCAATTTTTAGAAACCATCTCGTCAAAATTCAACCCGATCAAAGTCTACGGGTCAAAATCAACTCTATAAAAGCCCGTTAGTCATAGGTCAAGTTAATCATAGTCAACTAGTCAAAACTGACTAACCACCAACAATTTACATTAATTAATACTTATAGTTTAATATAAAGAGTATGACATGTATTTcccataaatataattttattttattacaaataaataattatgaaaataaaattgtgtatGTAATCGAATTTAATAAGTGTAATTGTATTTAAAAGCATTTTAGTTTAAGtctaaattttactttttaatcGAATCATATTCAATTGAGCCATTTATAACAGAGTTTATGTACCAGTTCGTCAATTTATTAATAGTTtgtatatcaaaataatttttttacacaCACTTATATTATCATGATATATTTCCTAATAAAACCCACTATTAAACATAATCAAATTTTAAAGAGtacgtctcttgtgagacggtctcacaaatctttatctatgagacgaatcaaccctaccgatattcacaataaaaagtaactctattagcataaaagtaatattttttcatggatgaccctaATAAGAaatttgtatcacaaaatacgacatgtgagaccgtctcagacaagtttttgtcaattttaaaatatcatatataactACAGAACTAGATATCTCAATAGATGACATAGCATGCTTACAACATAAATTTTTcctacaaatttttttcttcaaaaaatatCATCCTCGACCTGATATAAAAATTTTCTCGAAATCGAAACAAAAATATGCCACTGTCCGATTACCTTGAAATTATATCTTAATAAAATTTAGTAGCCCAAGTTTCGTAATTATGTTGGCCCAGAATACATCCAGATTTAGCCAAAAATCACAGCAATCAGAGATGATAATGAATCGGGTTCGATGAAAATGGGAATCTTCGTCTTCATCCTCATCCTCATTCCGTCATATATTCGATTTTATGCTTATCTTCATACTCATCGAAAGATTGTATGTTCATACTTTATCCAAATATTCTATTACAACATATAACtgtatttttcttatatttgaattatttcgaaTATGCTATGAATATTGCTAAATTATTGAGAACaatagaaattaaattaaattttaaaataaaataaNtgaaaaatattactttttatgctaagagtattactttttattgtgaatatcgatagagttgacccttctcacagataaaaataaatgagaccgtctcacaagagatataatctataattaataacatatccaaaaaatcatacatataaataataatttaatccgGTATTCTGGTGTGAGATTTTTTAATATCTGTTTTCATCTTCGTACCcaattatcaatttatttaatcatgtaaaaaaTCATCTAAATACCTTCCTCCTTCCTCTGTTCGACTAGAAATCGGATTCTCCAAATTGTGTAAAACAACGAATTAGTTAACTTCAAGTGCCACCATTCTTCATCAACAATTTCCCTGTCAAACCACAGCCCAGAGCCTCGTTAGGAATCTTCTCGATCCGACGAACACCTTCTGCAAAGACAACTCCCATTCCCATATGCAAATGCGGCTCAATGTGACAATGGAATGCCCATACCCCCGGGTTATCCGCCATAAATCTTAGCGCAGTCCACCCATAAGGAAAAATCACGGCGGTGTTCTTCAACGGCGGATTCTCCAGGTTGAACTTCTCCTCATCTTTTTCTGTGAACTTACCTTCCCCGTACCCAAGGACCCAGAAATCATGACCGTGGAGATGCCACGGGTGTATCTCGCTGACATTAGCCTTTAACGCGTTCGCGTTCTGAAGTATAACATCCACTGTTGTGTTGAATCTCAGCGTGTACACTCCGTTCCCATAGGTCGAATTCTGGTTTTCTGCCGGCTTCATGATCTCGTACTCGCGCCCGAAATCATCCGGGGGTGATTTTTGCTCGAATGCCTTGGTCAGACCGTATCGGATGGAACCCAGATAAGGTGTGGCAGGCAGGACTAATGAGACGTTGTTGATAGCCCATTTCGTGTACCCGTCGATGAAATTCTGCGTATTTAGCAGCAAGATTCGCCTGTCAGGTCTTTCCGGTGGCTTAGGTGTGCCCTTTAAGGCGAATACTTGTTTGCTGAGAGTCACACTGTATTTGAAATCGTTCCAAGCTGGGGCGACTGGAGGTGGGGATATCGGCAACTTCGAAGCGGGAGTTGGCCGGTAGTTTAGTATAGTTAGTCCAGGAGGAGTTTTGGGTTCCCTTCCTCGTACAGAAACTGAGATCCAGTAGTTGTTGGAAGGGTCCTTGTCGGTGGTGAAGAGGACTGAGTAGCTCTCGCCAGAGTATACGTCGATGTTGTCGACGGAGAATGGGTGGACGTAGTTTCCGTCGGCCTCAACCACCATCATTTTGTGATTCTATGTATCCATCCATACACcattttattagaaaatttaataaatcatattattaactataaaattaaagaataaactaaactcattttttaaataatcgaaatataaaagaattaaatagtttatttaaaatttgaattaggataatttgtgaaaaataatgtattttaagattttagactatttaaaaaataacaaaaattgttGTGAGACCGTATGATAATTATGTGTGAAAGATCTCTAATCGGACCAtactaatgaaaaatattaatttttatgttaaaaattttatttttcatgataaatatatatcaaatctaCATATTTCGTGAATATAGACATCAGCATGACGAATTAAACAAAATCATTGCTCCAATTCTTTTAAGCATGCGCAAGAATGACAACTTGCGTTGGACAATTAGCTCTTGCTTTTTATGCTTCGAATCTACTACATATTTCATAAAATCTAGGAATATATTCCATCACATATTTCGCATTGAATTTCTAATCAACTCCCACGAAAATGCATGTACCATGTTATGATCTTAGAATGACtgagaatttaaattaattcaaattcaaaaaatgcTTGAAACAGTAAATTTATTACCCCGATCGCTAAGTTGAGTGAAGCCAACGTGGTGGAGCTGGCTATCCTGAGCCTGTAAGTTTTGTGAGGGTGGGCACGGAGGAGTCGCGGTGCGTGCTGCTCGTTGCCCCTTAA
This genomic interval from Primulina huaijiensis isolate GDHJ02 chromosome 14, ASM1229523v2, whole genome shotgun sequence contains the following:
- the LOC140958123 gene encoding L-ascorbate oxidase-like, encoding MEFLVLFSCFVISISILASPSLGGKSRHFRWEVEYMHWSPDGLEGVVMGINGQFPGPTIRARAGDTIHVELTNKLPTEGVVIHWHGIKQLGTPWADGTASISQCAINPGEKFVYRFKVDKAGTYFYHGHYGMQRSAGLYGSLIVNLREGDKEPFEYDDEFNILLSDWWHKGSHEQELDLSSNPFRWIGEPQTLLINGRGQYNCSLAAQRSHSPTSQCKLRGNEQHAPRLLRAHPHKTYRLRIASSTTLASLNLAIGNHKMMVVEADGNYVHPFSVDNIDVYSGESYSVLFTTDKDPSNNYWISVSVRGREPKTPPGLTILNYRPTPASKLPISPPPVAPAWNDFKYSVTLSKQVFALKGTPKPPERPDRRILLLNTQNFIDGYTKWAINNVSLVLPATPYLGSIRYGLTKAFEQKSPPDDFGREYEIMKPAENQNSTYGNGVYTLRFNTTVDVILQNANALKANVSEIHPWHLHGHDFWVLGYGEGKFTEKDEEKFNLENPPLKNTAVIFPYGWTALRFMADNPGVWAFHCHIEPHLHMGMGVVFAEGVRRIEKIPNEALGCGLTGKLLMKNGGT